The stretch of DNA AAGGTGCCCAAAAGTCAGCTAATACTACACCTTCAGCTGTTTCTTGTGCGAAAGTTTGATCTGTTGCATTTGTAATTGCCATAATAAAATTCCTCCCAAATAAAAAAATGATTTAATTTTGGTTAATATTTCTTTACACGTTAGAGTATAGCATTATCTTTTATGTATATGCTATTTTTTTGCTTGCTTTATTAGTTTTTCCAATTGAAAATAAAACATGCTGCGATTTTCTCGCAGCATTTAGAAGTTAGGATGTCACTAATAATTTTTTAAACTCTTCTGTAAGCATCGGTACAACTTCGAATAAATCTCCGACAATTCCATAATCAGCTATTTTGAAAATGTTCGCTTCTGGATCTTTGTTAATTGCAACGATTACTTTTGAGTTAGACATACCAGCTAAATGTTGAATTGCTCCTGAAATTCCACAAGCAATATAAAGGTCTGGTGTAACTACTTTACCTGTTTGACCAATTTGTAAAGAGTAATCACAATAGTCTGCGTCACAAGCACCACGGGAAGCACCAACCGCTGCTCCTAATACGTCTGCTAGCTCTTTTAACGGTTCAAAACCTTCCACGCTTTTCACACCACGACCACCAGCAACTACTACTTTTGCTTCTGAAAGATCTACACCATCAGTCGCTTTTCGTACTACTTCTTTAATAATTGTACGTAAATCTTTTACGTCTACACTTATAGAAGAAACTTCGCCTGTACGTGACTCATCCTTTTGTA from Sutcliffiella cohnii encodes:
- a CDS encoding electron transfer flavoprotein subunit alpha/FixB family protein is translated as MGRKVLVLGEVRDGALRNVSFEAIAAGKTVSEGGEVVAVLLGDSVSSLATELVSYGADRVVTVEHENLNAYTSDGYAQALMAVIEQESPEGLIFGHTALGKDLSPKIASRLNSGLISDATQIEEAGGNIVFTRPIYSGKAFEKKIVTDGLIFATIRPNNIASLQKDESRTGEVSSISVDVKDLRTIIKEVVRKATDGVDLSEAKVVVAGGRGVKSVEGFEPLKELADVLGAAVGASRGACDADYCDYSLQIGQTGKVVTPDLYIACGISGAIQHLAGMSNSKVIVAINKDPEANIFKIADYGIVGDLFEVVPMLTEEFKKLLVTS